The Streptomyces albofaciens JCM 4342 genome has a segment encoding these proteins:
- a CDS encoding MbtH family protein, which yields MTNPFEDPDASYLVLVNDELQYSLWPAAAELPGGWTVVHGEDTRQGCLDHVSERWTDMRPKSLVEAMEGDT from the coding sequence ATGACCAACCCGTTCGAAGACCCGGACGCCTCCTACCTCGTCCTCGTCAACGACGAGCTCCAGTACTCCCTGTGGCCCGCGGCCGCCGAACTCCCCGGCGGCTGGACCGTCGTCCACGGCGAGGACACGCGCCAGGGCTGCCTGGACCACGTCTCGGAACGCTGGACGGACATGCGGCCGAAATCCCTGGTGGAGGCGATGGAGGGGGACACCTGA
- a CDS encoding SGNH/GDSL hydrolase family protein yields the protein MIQRWVVPLLAVLVLALVGAFGWGVVLASDPTDAPSGPENAPPPASTAPAPGDGTSVPPPDPTATAADPGRKPTGPAVPVLYLGDSLAMENQDVLAERLAATGRAKLHAAPHSGTTLCDYLTARRGKSLVPARDKAATLVRTVRPRVVILQFWGNAWGYTPCMAGATYGSAGYYERYAADARALTGEIAAAARDAGLTRPKIVWVSQAPDAFHPDRVRRINALYAARAAADGDLYADAGRTLGPAGDRYRWTRQLPCDAYERAHPAYCTHPAPGGGTTDLHRTDDALHFCLAPTTTTPRPCPVRSPGIDRFARAVTATVDGWLRGATG from the coding sequence ATGATCCAGCGCTGGGTGGTACCCCTGCTGGCCGTGCTGGTCCTGGCCCTGGTCGGGGCCTTCGGCTGGGGCGTCGTCCTCGCCTCCGACCCCACGGACGCACCGTCCGGTCCCGAGAACGCCCCGCCCCCGGCGTCGACCGCACCGGCACCCGGCGACGGTACGTCCGTACCGCCGCCGGACCCCACCGCCACCGCTGCCGACCCCGGCCGCAAACCGACGGGCCCGGCCGTCCCCGTGCTGTACCTCGGCGATTCCCTGGCCATGGAGAACCAGGACGTCCTGGCCGAACGGCTCGCCGCGACCGGACGCGCGAAGCTGCACGCCGCCCCGCACTCCGGCACGACGCTGTGCGACTACCTCACGGCCCGGCGCGGGAAGTCGCTCGTCCCGGCCCGGGACAAGGCGGCGACGCTGGTGCGGACCGTGCGGCCGCGCGTCGTGATCCTCCAGTTCTGGGGAAACGCCTGGGGCTACACGCCGTGCATGGCCGGTGCCACCTACGGTTCGGCGGGCTACTACGAGCGGTACGCGGCCGATGCGCGGGCGCTGACCGGGGAGATCGCCGCGGCGGCACGGGACGCCGGCCTCACCCGGCCGAAGATCGTCTGGGTCTCCCAGGCACCCGACGCCTTCCACCCGGACCGCGTGCGCCGGATCAACGCCCTGTACGCCGCGCGGGCCGCCGCGGACGGTGACCTCTACGCGGACGCGGGCCGCACGCTCGGCCCCGCCGGCGACCGCTACCGCTGGACCCGCCAACTGCCCTGCGACGCCTACGAACGCGCCCACCCCGCGTACTGCACCCACCCGGCCCCCGGCGGCGGCACCACCGACCTGCACCGCACCGACGACGCCCTGCACTTCTGCCTGGCACCGACCACCACCACGCCCCGCCCGTGCCCCGTACGCTCGCCGGGCATCGACCGCTTCGCCCGCGCCGTGACGGCCACGGTCGACGGCTGGCTGCGCGGCGCCACCGGCTGA